The Zingiber officinale cultivar Zhangliang chromosome 9A, Zo_v1.1, whole genome shotgun sequence genome window below encodes:
- the LOC122018644 gene encoding protein KINESIN LIGHT CHAIN-RELATED 1-like — MQGFLRVEVGTNEMPCNFIASDVKENLSTPMSSRIPSMDSFMAEAMEFQTDGVREPSIEKLYYNVCELEGSYDGSVSWQSYGSDSEESRIDSELCHLVGGQAIRAIEAQEDRNITNVVARAKNRPTEKKLESNLKSLSTNTSSGSSKKLKRPPQLRHNPDKYLKSEVTKKNGLRSPQKDDKTVENRGYVVGHMKKQNKHPTKEANSDTGSDDLSEGRLDNPDLGPFLLKHAKDLIASNNQEKALKYALRAAKSFQKCTGVKPSLDLVMSLHVVAAIYCNLGKFAEAVPVLQQSVKIPVPEESQEHALAKFSGYMQLGDTYAMLGLLESSIYCYEDGLEIQRQALGDMDPRVGETCRYLAEAHVQALQFEQAERLCQKALDIHKANGETTSVEEAADRRLMALIYDTKGDHEAALEHLVLASMGLVSNGQETEVASVDISIGDIYLSLARYEEAVFAYRKALTAFKASKGENHPAVASVFVRLADLHNRIGKFGESKCYCESALRIYNKPIPGSSSEEIATGFTNVSSIFESMNENEQALKLLQKAVKMYKNCPGQQSTIAGIEAQIGVLHYIIGNYEESYLSLENAITKLRACGEKKSAFFGVVLNQMGLACIQSFAISEAAKFFDEARSILEQECGPYHLDTLGVYSNLAGAYDAMGRFDEAIEILKYVVGLREEKLGTASPDVSDEKRRLAELLKENGRVRNRKSRSLETLFDKNAFGKKKAVASAV, encoded by the exons ATGCAAGGCTTTCTGAGGGTTGAAGTTGGTACAAATGAAATGCCATGCAACTTCATTGCTTCAGATGTTAAAGAAAATTTGTCCACACCAATGTCATCGAGAATTCCAAGCATGGACAGTTTTATGGCTGAGGCTATGGAATTCCAAACTGATGGTGTTAGGGAGCCTTCAATTGAGAAGCTATATTATAATGTATGTGAGTTGGAGGGCTCTTATGACGGATCAGTGTCATGGCAGAGCTATGGATCAGATAGTGAAGAGTCAAGGATTGACTCAGAGTTGTGTCATCTTGTAGGTGGTCAAGCTATTCGAGCAATTGAAGCTCAAGAAGATAGAAATATAACTAATGTAGTAGCCCGAGCGAAAAATAGGCCAACTGAAAAGAAACTTGAGAGTAATTTAAAATCCCTGTCCACCAATACATCTTCTGGATCATCAAAGAAGCTCAAAAGACCACCTCAGTTGCGACACAACCCTGATAAATACTTGAAAAGTGAGGTAACTA AAAAGAATGGCTTAAGGTCACCACAGAAGGACGATAAGACTGTGGAAAACAGAGGTTATGTAGTTGGGCATATGAAAAAACAAAATAAGCATCCAACAAAAGAGGCAAATTCAGATACTGGGTCTGATGATCTATCTGAAGGACGGCTAGATAACCCTGACCTTGGGCCTTTCCTTCTTAAACATGCCAAGGATTTGATTGCTTCAAACAATCAAGAAAAAGCTCTGAAATATGCTCTTCGAGCAGCCAAGTCATTTCAGAAATGTACTGGTGTGAAACCGAGCTTAGACTTGGTCATGAGCTTGCATGTTGTAGCAGCAATCTATTGCAACTTGGGAAAGTTTGCTGAGGCTGTTCCTGTTCTTCAACAGTCTGTCAAGATTCCAGTTCCTGAAGAGAGCCAAGAACATGCTCTTGCCAAATTTTCTGGTTATATGCAGCTGGGTGACACTTATGCCATGTTGGGGCTCCTGGAGAGTTCGATATACTGCTACGAGGATGGATTAGAAATCCAGAGGCAGGCCTTGGGTGATATGGATCCTCGAGTTGGGGAAACTTGTCGCTACTTAGCTGAAGCTCATGTCCAAGCACTGCAATTTGAACAGGCTGAGAGGTTGTGCCAAAAGGCTCTTGACATCCATAAAGCAAATGGGGAAACCACATCTGTAGAAGAGGCAGCAGATAGGAGACTCATGGCCCTCATTTATGATACCAAGGGGGACCACGAAGCAGCTTTGGAGCATTTAGTCTTGGCTAGCATGGGTTTGGTGTCCAATGGTCAGGAAACTGAAGTGGCTTCAGTTGATATAAGCATAGGTGACATCTATCTCTCATTGGCACGATATGAAGAAGCTGTGTTTGCATACAGGAAAGCTCTCACTGCATTCAAGGCATCCAAAGGGGAGAACCATCCTGCTGTTGCTTCTGTTTTTGTACGTCTTGCTGATTTGCATAATAGGATAGGAAAGTTCGGGGAATCAAAATGCTACTGTGAAAGTGCTCTCCGAATATATAATAAGCCAATTCCTGGTTCATCATCAGAGGAAATTGCCACTGGATTTACGAATGTCTCATCAATATTTGAGTCAATGAATGAAAATGAACAGGCACTGAAGTTACTACAGAAGGCCGTGAAGATGTATAAGAACTGTCCAGGTCAACAAAGCACCATTGCTGGAATTGAAGCACAGATAGGGGTTCTGCACTACATTATAGGGAACTATGAGGAGTCTTACCTTTCATTGGAGAATGCTATCACCAAACTACGGGCATGTGGGGAGAAGAAGTCTGCTTTTTTTGGAGTTGTTTTGAATCAGATGGGCCTTGCTTGTATTCAGAGTTTTGCAATCAGTGAAGCTGCAAAATTTTTTGATGAAGCCAGGAGCATTCTTGAACAAGAGTGTGGTCCATACCATCTAGACACATTAGGAGTATACAGCAATCTAGCAGGAGCATATGATGCTATGGGAAG GTTTGATGAAGCCATTGAGATTCTCAAGTATGTTGTCGGGTTGAGGGAGGAAAAGCTTGGAACGGCTAGCCCAGACGTAAGTGATGAGAAGAGGAGGTTGGCTGAGCTGCTGAAGGAGAACGGCCGAGTGAGGAACCGAAAATCAAGGTCCTTGGAAACACTGTTCGACAAGAATGCCTTTGGTAAAAAGAAAGCAGTTGCTTCTGCAGTATGA
- the LOC122018643 gene encoding cycloartenol synthase-like, which yields MWRLKIAEGGSPWLRTTNNHAGRQVWEFDPSLGTPEEIEEVERAREAFRESRFEKKNSADLLMRMQFAKENPLEMDYPIIRIEDDEDVTEEALVTSLRKAISIFSTHQAHDGHWPGEFAGPMFFLPGLVFA from the exons ATGTGGAGACTCAAGATCGCGGAGGGCGGCAGCCCCTGGTTGCGCACAACCAACAATCACGCCGGCAGACAGGTGTGGGAGTTCGATCCCAGCCTCGGCACGCCCGAGGAAATCGAGGAGGTGGAGAGGGCACGAGAAGCTTTCCGGGAGAGCCGGTTCGAGAAGAAAAACAGCGCCGATCTGCTTATGCGGATGCAG TTTGCAAAGGAGAATCCACTTGAGATGGACTATCCTATCATCAGgattgaagatgatgaagatgtCACGGAAGAAGctctagtcacttccttaagaaaGGCAATTAGCATTTTTTCTACTCACCAAGCACATGATGGACACTGGCCTGGGGAATTTGCAGGCCCAATGTTTTTTTTGCCCGGATTGGTATTTGCTTGA